AGAAGATAAAATAAGGGAAACAAGAtgactaagaaaaaaaaagatgatgatgatgatgatgaaaaagaagaacaagaagcagtagaaaatgaggaggaaggagaagaagagttttgaattatgcagaacttatcagcacacatacacaaaaaattcttaaacaatacactcaaatatctttgtgttacactaaaatttgctgcaaatatagacaaatatttttttaatacagaacttttacattacattcaattcaaaccatcaacgaTGAACAACAATTTTGACAAACAAAACaacattattcacctacagaatcataaactactaacaaaaatattaactagAATCAAGTCACACCTCAaccacttgattggattcaaaacaataatcaacttTGTTTTAGttcaattgacaatctgaacttgaattatTCATCATCTTCAACAACAAGATAACTGTTCAAAACTGATTTTAGAGCTTGATTTCAAAAACGTAGAGAATGGAAAAGAAACGTAGAGAACACATAGATGGAATAGAACGTATATCGAAAACGTTGAAAAAATTCGAAAACGAAATTCTTTCGAAAAAGACAATTATATATCCGTACATTGATTGAAAACCTAGTTAGATTAAGAGATACGTGAGGTGAATTAGGATAAAATGATTTGTATGGACTTGTATGAAAAAATGACTTACATGTGAAGAATAATTATCGTCATTAACATAAACTAACTATATACataactaataattatttacacacaatatatatttctaatactacagtttaattattataaataacattaaatacaatattattatttttatatccgcactgcaaaaaattataataaatttacttATATAATTAAGTTTATTAAGATAATTAACAATATAAAGTTCAAGACAATcaacttctttaatttttgttcttttaagCATTTTTATGGCTAAAGCCAGGAGTTTTGTCTCCAATTGTGAGTATCATTAGTTTTTGCTtgttgaagatgaagagaatgAGAGTGAGAGAGATGAGTccaagggaaaagaaaaatgaaggaGCCTCACACCCCATGCGTCCAGCTGCATGGGTGACACTTGTCATCAAGGGTGACAAATCTAAGACTTGGGTTTGCGGAATGTTTTCACCGTTTGATTTTGTTAAATTCGATTCTGTCTGTGTGATTAGTCAAGCAACAAATTTGAGGTTCAGATTTATAAACTTGAATTTGCTCGTTTGATCTCGatgaattcaaatttgattgtTCAATTTTTGCGTGCGTGTCCCGGTTGCAAGCAAATCCGAGAGTCCAAATTTTAGCGAAAACTAACCAtccaattttgtggtttctTAAATTTGACCCTCCGATTTATTTACCGTTATCTTTCACATCTAAAAATAACACATCCAACTTCAATatctattaacaaaaatattatttttaatccaatataaaaattaaaaaacgtaAATTTAAGTCACCATTCATCAATGCAcctcaaacaaaattttatattcaatctctatatatctttaattattcaaaaatcaaaagtattAGTGTATTACCATATGACATCATATGAAAATACCATTTCATCCACCTTGAGTTGTCACCCTCGTTTTGTGCTAATAATTAACCCCTTAAGCGGTTATTTATCGCTCTAATTTAGCCAATGTTATGTgtattatactattattataGATCgacaacaatatttttttttctagaatACTACTACTACTTAGTAGATTTCCCATAATTTATTCCCTTAACAAAACCCAAAATTTTCTATGGCtgaggcaaaaaaaaaaaactgtatTATCCACAATTAAATAACAAGAaccatagaaaaaaaaaacaacaaaaacgaGGAAAATGGTTAGGATAACGAAAACAAGCATTATATAAGAGATCAAGGGGTCAACAATAGCCAACACCATTACGCGGCACCGTTGACCGTTGACCACCccctctctctgtctctctctcacCGTTGCGTCCGAACCAAGACGCAACACTAACACGGTGCTTTCGCCGAACCTAAACGGTGGGACCCACTCCGTACCCGAACCAAGACAGGCTCGGATTTCTCTCTATAAATACTGCGGATTTGCGATTTTCTTGACGCGTCAACTTGTCTGTCAATCGTCGTCGTCGGTAACCAATTTCTCGTAGCTGGAGAGGTAATTGCTTGTTCCTAATTCTCTCTACCCGATCTGTATGCCGTTCGAAGGAATTGTTATCGTGAATTGAGAATTTCGTTTTTCCTTTTTGGCTTGTATGTTTGCTTTTGGTGTTTGGTTGTGAGGAAATTGAAGGAAAATAATGGAAAATTTTGAGTGATCGGGTTGAGATTGACGATTTTGTGGGACCATTTCGTCGATTCGTGCTTGGAAACTAAAGGATTTTGGTCCATCCGTCTTTGAATTCAAAGGATCCACAATTTTCACGAGTCAGCGCTTTTTCATTTGGATATAGAAAATTTTTCGATGGAGCCATTTGACCGATTTTTACTTTAAAGGAGTCAAAGGagatggttttgaattttgatctgAGAtctgaagttttttttttaatttattttttagtcttaTTCATAGtggactaaattaaaattaccatACGATGACATAACAAATTTGAAAATAGACACGAATTTTTCACGTAAATGATGAATCATGACTTATATGCTTACGGTATTATGATATCTGGCGAGCAATTATTTGTAGCTATGGGCTGTAGAAGATGAAACCTTCATGTTTATTCTTGGTACTTGGAAGTTTGTGTTTGAATTTTCTGATTGTGATATATCATTGTTGATTCACTTTTAACACGGCTGATGATTTGTGCCGCAGATAATTCTAACTAGAATTggagtgaaaaataaaaaaggaacaaAAATCAGATCAAGATGGCATTAGTCTCTGGAGGAAGATCAACACTGAACCCGAATGCCCCTCTTTATATTCCAGCCGCCTTCCGGCAGGTGGAGGATTTCTCGCCGGAGTGGTGGCAGCTGGTGACAACACTGACGTGGTACCATGAGTACTGGCTAAGCCAGCAACAGGTTGAAGGGGGCTTCTATGCTGCTGAGGATGATGGATTTGATCAAGATGGCAATGATGTTGTTGATTTGCTGCCTGATATATTTGATCTTGATGCCGGTGAAGATCTTTCCGTGATGGAAGCTCAGCTTGAAGAGTTCATTCGATTATCTGAAGGTAAAGAATACGTTAGGATTATCTCAatcaaacaatttaaaataGCTGAAAAAGAGCCCTGTATTATTTGGATCAATATGTTTGGttacaatttttatatttagatatatatattgatataaagAAGTACCAAAAAGATTGGTAGTAGGATTGAGGACTCTTATCAAAATTTGTTGGGATCTAATTTTATTATGTGGGTATATTTAAAGTGTTGTCTTCATTTCATGTATGAATTTTCATTCACTTAACGGAGTTGTTAATGATTGCAGAAGAAACTGGACACAAGACATTTGTGGAACAGAAGAGTAAAGCATAAATTGCAAGAGCCAGAGATGAAGCTTGTAAACGTAACTAAGCAAACAGGCTGAATGCCATGGCCTTAATTAGCTTGCGGTCATTTAGCTAGTGTACCCCTTGATGTTTATCTCTAGCTTTTAACTTTCCAGTAACTCTTGTATAGCCAAGGTTCCGActttttctcctctctcttgTAAACagggaaggaagaaagaaaggtaacaaaaaaaaaagtgaaaatatgTCGTGTACTGATGTTGTAACTTGTAAGAGA
This portion of the Arachis duranensis cultivar V14167 chromosome 6, aradu.V14167.gnm2.J7QH, whole genome shotgun sequence genome encodes:
- the LOC107492658 gene encoding protein EARLY RESPONSIVE TO DEHYDRATION 15 yields the protein MALVSGGRSTLNPNAPLYIPAAFRQVEDFSPEWWQLVTTLTWYHEYWLSQQQVEGGFYAAEDDGFDQDGNDVVDLLPDIFDLDAGEDLSVMEAQLEEFIRLSEEETGHKTFVEQKSKA